From the genome of Castor canadensis chromosome 4, mCasCan1.hap1v2, whole genome shotgun sequence, one region includes:
- the Cyp27a1 gene encoding sterol 26-hydroxylase, mitochondrial isoform X2, producing MVKLTTRGNNFRLLICKMLNKDLYGPIWISSLGPHTLVNLASPLFMEQVMRQEDKYPVRDSMELWKEHRDHQGLTYGPFTTEGHHWYQLRQVLSRRLVKPADAVLYTDAINEVIDDFMVRLDQVQAESASGDQVPDMAHLFYHFALEVICYILFEKRIGCLEPSIPEDTATFISSVGLMFQNSLYATFLPKWTRPLLPFWRRYLDGWNAIFSFGKKLIDQKLKEVEAQLQEAGPDGVQVSGYLHFLLTNQLLSPHEATGSLPELLLAGVDTTSNTLTWALYHLSKDLEIQEALHEEVVGVVPRGKAPQHKDLVHMPLLKAVIKETLRLYPVVPTNSRIVMEKEVDINGFLFPKNTQFVFCHYVTSRDPSVFSEPESFQPHRWLRKCQPDASRIHHPFGSVPFGYGVRSCLGRRIAELEMQLVLSRLMQRYEVVLAPETGELKTVARIVLVPNKKVGLRFLPRQC from the exons ATGCTGAACAAGGACTTGTATGGCCCCATATGGATATCCAGTCTTGGGCCTCACACTTTGGTGAACCTGGCCAGTCCCCTATTCATGGAGCAAGTGATGCGGCAGGAGGACAAGTACCCTGTGAGGGACAGCATGGAGCTATGGAAGGAGCACCGGGACCATCAAGGCCTGACCTATGGGCCTTTCACCAC GGAAGGACATCACTGGTACCAGCTGCGCCAGGTTCTAAGCCGGAGGTTGGTGAAGCCAGCTGACGCTGTGCTCTACACAGATGCCATAAATGAAGTAATTGATGACTTTATGGTTCGACTGGACCAGGTGCAGGCAGAGAGTGCTTCTGGCGACCAGGTGCCTGACATGGCTCACCTCTTCTACCACTTTGCACTGGAAG TTATTTGCTACATCCTGTTTGAGAAACGGATTGGCTGCCTAGAACCCTCCATCCCTGAGGACACAGCAACCTTCATCAGCTCTGTTGGGCTCATGTTCCAGAACTCACTCTATGCCACCTTCCTTCCCAAGTGGACCCGTCCCCTGCTGCCCTTCTGGAGGCGATACCTGGATGGCTGGAACGCCATCTTCTCTTTTG GGAAAAAGCTGATTGATCAGAAACTCAAGGAGGTGGAAGCCCAACTACAGGAAGCTGGGCCAGATGGGGTCCAGGTGTCTGGCTACCTACATTTCCTGCTGACCAACCAACTGCTCAGTCCTCATGAGGCCACAGGCAGCCTACCTGAGCTGCTCCTGGCTGGAGTGGACACT ACATCCAACACTCTGACGTGGGCCCTGTACCACCTTTCAAAGGACCTGGAGATCCAGGAGGCCTTGCACGAGGAGGTGGTGGGTGTGGTGCCCAGAGGGAAGGCACCCCAGCACAAGGACCTTGTCCACATGCCCCTGCTCAAAGCTGTCATTAAGGAGACGCTGCG CCTCTACCCTGTGGTTCCTACAAACTCCAGGATCGTCATGGAAAAGGAAGTTGACATCAATGGCTTCCTGTTCCCCAAGAAT ACGCAGTTTGTGTTCTGCCACTATGTGACATCCCGGGACCCCAGTGTCTTCTCAGAGCCTGAGAGCTTTCAGCCTCATCGCTGGCTGAGGAAGTGCCAGCCGGATGCTTCCAGGATCCACCACCCATTTGGCTCTGTGCCCTTTGGCTATGGGGTCAGGTCCTGCCTGGGCCGCAGGATTGCAGAGCTGGAGATGCAGCTGGTGCTGTCGAGG CTGATGCAACGGTATGAGGTGGTTCTGGCTCCCGAGACAGGGGAACTGAAGACTGTGGCCCGCATCGTCCTGGTTCCCAATAAGAAGGTGGGCCTACGTTTCCTGCCGAGACAGTGCTGA